One window of Ziziphus jujuba cultivar Dongzao chromosome 5, ASM3175591v1 genomic DNA carries:
- the LOC107420175 gene encoding J domain-containing protein required for chloroplast accumulation response 1 isoform X4, which yields MGMTKLKSFSQREGALLGYSPQQSSLGSTPRSPYRNPDVDFDDVFGGPPRRSSMPEIRQSFSAVNGDHEAWSGLSENPVFGSSPSRRRYPSHDFFNDIFRGDESVTSTPREQEREPGSWVLSPAHPLPPKAEPFASSSIFPQFSLTPKLSRGMGLPTFGSSSRSLNKSKDGASNGIPSPGIAPSRFSSQAIHGIEDMKNDTRLPYGQSLLSQELSLSNKEFLNLSESDKIDAKGNSEKESESKEDSTGSRFHFSIYKWASKGAPWEIPIRGGNNSRLKERVKTEQLSRSNGIVDDESMARGSSKPAVHDASSNDLLFLDAKSSRFEHCKPENDLHLIELSLDEEIKCQSSEEALGSERLSSLQSAVKGDPCYNILCDTNEHMKSSSTLERGLHGKIEKKIYVSTEDAQKTKLKPLHSLFSDDDFEQGSDEVAKIGIKEESIAQNTENSSAVVDDGETVKKQDGKGTSFVSSVVNKSSLQSSPMKSKENQGRTKVKGKVKEFVKFFNQETSPKTKVGFRYQRQNSKQKEKSTSVGGNEESTSNIKTDEKRQTTDVNNKLPDASIMKDEELKRSAKGHASVKTASYIFNKTFGIDSSASNTGSSPHDSKAAVGETDESFHGNFQIKELPLGENELPRASNNDEEIRAIDAKIRQWKKGKEGNIRSLLSTLQFVLWAESGWKPVPLVDIIEGNSVKRAYQRALLCLHPDKLQQKGAASHQKYMAEKVFDCLQEAWDYFNSLGSV from the exons ATGGGGATGACTAAATTGAAAAGCTTTTCGCAAAGAGAGGGTGCTCTTTTAGGATACAGTCCGCAGCAGAGCTCGTTGGGATCTACGCCCAGAAGCCCTTACAGAAACCCCGATGTGGATTTCGATGACGTTTTTGGGGGTCCACCGAGGAGGTCATCAATGCCAGAAATAAGGCAGAGTTTCAGCGCCGTGAATGGCGACCATGAAGCCTGGTCGGGTCTGAGTGAGAACCCAGTGTTCGGCTCCTCCCCAAGCCGAAGACGATACCCAAGCCATGACTTCTTCAACGACATATTTAGAGGCGATGAATCTGTGACTTCCACTCCAAGAGAGCAGGAAAGGGAACCAGGTTCCTGGGTTTTAAGCCCAGCCCATCCTCTGCCGCCCAAAGCCGAGCCTTTTGCCAGTTCTTCAATTTTTCCTCAGTTCAG CCTCACACCCAAACTGAGTAGAGGAATGGGCTTGCCCACGTTTGGTTCATCTTCTCGTAGCCTGAATAAGTCCAAGGATGGTGCTTCAAATGGGATACCTTCTCCTGGTATTGCTCCTTCTAGATTCTCAAGCCAAGCTATCCATGGTATTGAGGATATGAAAAACGACACTCGATTACCTTATGGCCAAAGCCTCCTGTCTCAGGAGCTATCTCTTAGCAATAAGGAGTTTTTAAACTTGTCTGAATCTGATAAAATAGACGCAAAAGGGAATTCGGAAAAGGAATCGGAGAGTAAAGAAGATTCCACTGGTAGccgttttcatttttcaatatataagtGGGCAAGCAAAGGAGCTCCTTGGGAGATACCTATTAGGGGGGGAAATAATTCAAGATTGAAAGAAAGGGTTAAAACTGAGCAACTCTCAAGAAGTAATGGAATTGTAGATGATGAAAGTATGGCAAGGGGATCATCGAAACCTGCTGTGCATGATGCTTCCTCCAATGATCTTCTATTTCTAGATGCTAAGTCCTCCAGGTTTGAACACTGCAAACCAGAAAATGATTTGCATCTTATAGAACTCTCCTTGgatgaagaaataaaatgtcaaAGTAGTGAAGAAGCCCTTGGATCAGAAAGACTCAGCAGCCTTCAAAGTGCTGTCAAAGGTGATCCTTGTTATAACATCTTGTGCGATACAAATGAACATATGAAATCTAGTTCCACACTTGAAAGAGGTTTGCAtggaaaaatagagaaaaaaatttatgtgaGTACAGAAGATGCTCAAAAGACTAAGCTGAAACCTCTACATTCCCTGTTCTCTGATGATGATTTTGAACAAG GCAGTGATGAAGTTGCTAAAATAGGAATTAAAGAGGAAAGCATAGCTCAAAACACTGAAAATTCATCTGCAGTTGTTGATGATGGCGAAACGGTAAAGAAACAGGATGGGAAAGGAACTTCCTTTGTAAGTTCTGTAGTGAATAAAAGTAGTTTACAGAGTTCACCAATGAAGTCCAAAGAGAATCAAGGGAGAACAAAAGTTAAGGGAAAGGTCAAagaatttgttaaatttttcaaCCAAGAAACTTCACCGAAAACAAAAGTTGGTTTTCGCTATCAACGTCAGAACTCTAAACAGAAGGAAAAAAGCACTTCTGTAGGAGGTAATGAAGAGAGTACTAGCAACATTAAAACAGATGAGAAACGGCAGACGACAGACGTTAATAATAAGCTGCCAGATGCTTCTATTATG AAGGATGAAGAGCTCAAAAGGTCAGCGAAAGGACATGCTTCTGTAAAGACTGCAAGCTATATCTTTAACAAAACGTTTGGAATAGACAGCTCTGCATCTAATACTG GTTCGTCTCCTCATGACTCTAAAGCTGCAGTCGGAGAAACAGATGAATCCTTCCATGGGAACTTCCAG ATAAAAGAATTACCTCTGGGCGAGAATGAACTGCCACGAGCTAGCAACAATGATGAAGAAATACGG GCTATAGATGCTAAAATACGACAGtggaagaaaggaaaggaaggaaaCATACGCTCGCTGCTATCAACTTTACAATTT GTACTTTGGGCCGAGAGCGGCTGGAAGCCTGTACCCCTTGTTGATATAATTGAAGGAAATTCAGTGAAAAGAGCATATCAAAGGGCTCTACTCTGTTTACACCCAgataagctacaacaaaaagGTGCAGCTTCCCATCAAAAATACATGGCAGAGAAAGTTTTTGATTGTTTGCag GAAGCATGGGACTATTTCAACTCACTGGGTTCGGTATGA